TTGAAAGGTAAAAAAGCCCTCATCCTGGGCATCGCCAATAAACACAGCATCGCATATGGCATCGCCAAATCTTTGGAAGAACAGGGAGTGGAGCTGGCGATCAGTTATGCCGGACCAGCTCTGGCAAAAAGAGTGTTACCCATCGCGGAAGAGCTAGGTATAGACATGGTGTATGAGTGTGATCTTAGTAAAGACAACGACATCAAGAACATGATCAGTCTCATTGCCGAAGCATGGGAGCACGTGGATTACATAGTCCACAGTGTGGCTTTTGCCCCGTCCAGCGATCTTAACATCCCCTTCCATCATACCAGCCGGCATGGTTTTTTAACTGCGATGGATATCTCTGTGTATTCACTACTGGCAGTAGCTCGTGAAGCGGAGATGCTGTTACATTCAGGATCATCCATTATCACCCTTACATATTACGGCGCTCAAAAAGTGGTTCCAAATTATGGCGTGATGGGCATCGCCAAAGCTGCCTTGGAAGCCACTGTGCGCTATCTTGCCTATAGTCTGGGAGAAAAAGGCAT
This sequence is a window from Candidatus Cloacimonadota bacterium. Protein-coding genes within it:
- a CDS encoding enoyl-ACP reductase — translated: MDLKGKKALILGIANKHSIAYGIAKSLEEQGVELAISYAGPALAKRVLPIAEELGIDMVYECDLSKDNDIKNMISLIAEAWEHVDYIVHSVAFAPSSDLNIPFHHTSRHGFLTAMDISVYSLLAVAREAEMLLHSGSSIITLTYYGAQKVVPNYGVMGIAKAALEATVRYLAYSLGEKGIRVNAISAGPIRTLSSSAIGGIAQMQRRIEKSAPLSRNIEQEDVAKTALYLLSDLASGVTGDIIYVDSGISIMAY